One bacterium DNA segment encodes these proteins:
- a CDS encoding type II secretion system protein, translating to MPGKRSGKGGFTLVEIVIAMLIIGILSVIAFPTFMKYLDKDKEATAISDINVIACRLKAIMAEDPTALPPDLSSINIGRVLNLTDPWGNPYRYLPLYGLTPMQAKAAGARKDKNDFPITTDFDLYSLGPDGQTHQNLQNAKSRDDIIRADEGAFVGKASTYDP from the coding sequence GTGCCAGGGAAAAGGTCGGGGAAAGGAGGGTTTACCCTTGTCGAGATTGTGATCGCGATGCTCATCATCGGAATCCTGTCGGTAATCGCCTTTCCCACCTTTATGAAATACCTGGATAAGGACAAGGAAGCCACCGCCATCTCCGACATCAACGTCATCGCATGCCGGCTCAAGGCGATCATGGCGGAAGACCCCACCGCCCTGCCTCCCGACCTTTCCTCGATCAACATCGGCCGGGTCCTGAATCTCACCGATCCCTGGGGGAACCCGTATCGGTACCTGCCCCTCTACGGACTGACGCCGATGCAGGCGAAAGCCGCCGGAGCGCGCAAGGACAAGAATGACTTTCCCATCACCACGGATTTCGACCTGTACAGCCTGGGTCCCGATGGGCAGACGCATCAAAACCTGCAGAACGCGAAAAGCAGGGACGACATCATTCGCGCCGACGAAGGCGCCTTCGTCGGCAAGGCGTCGACGTACGATCCGTAG
- a CDS encoding peptidylprolyl isomerase yields MKRTVLIVVVAVAALLLSAGAGFPRVIDGVVALVNEEPVTFSEVRESVSEGMGIPVGDADGLLREERDPRAVLRWIEALVDSVLVRKELEKLGQPIAEGEIDKAVESVRKANGMNEAQFTELLGKEGISLPAYRRRLRWQMERGAIVRARKFKEVTVTESEVRDYFRESGERFLVGAQVRLETLFFPIASAPSRGEDAAQARIAVQQAADAIREGRTLAEAQALVRGTFPKVQFHAADFVTTEDLLPELQREVRRLRAGESSPPFTTEAGAYLLRVVERRGGTPGDFLAAKDGLTEELTDRRSEKAYSDLLSELKRSASIDVRL; encoded by the coding sequence GTGAAACGGACGGTTCTGATCGTCGTGGTGGCGGTTGCGGCGCTTCTTCTTTCCGCGGGGGCGGGGTTCCCCCGCGTGATCGACGGCGTCGTCGCGCTGGTGAACGAGGAGCCGGTCACGTTTTCCGAGGTGCGCGAGTCGGTGTCCGAAGGGATGGGAATCCCCGTGGGCGACGCCGACGGGCTTCTGCGGGAGGAGCGGGACCCCCGCGCGGTGCTGCGCTGGATCGAGGCCCTCGTCGATTCCGTGCTGGTGCGCAAGGAGCTGGAGAAGCTGGGCCAGCCGATCGCGGAGGGCGAGATCGACAAGGCGGTCGAATCCGTCCGGAAGGCGAACGGGATGAACGAGGCGCAGTTCACCGAGCTGCTCGGGAAGGAGGGGATCTCCCTTCCCGCGTACCGCCGCCGCCTGCGGTGGCAGATGGAGCGGGGGGCGATCGTCCGGGCGCGAAAGTTCAAGGAGGTCACGGTGACGGAAAGCGAGGTGCGCGACTATTTCCGGGAGAGCGGGGAACGGTTCCTCGTCGGGGCCCAGGTCCGGCTCGAGACGCTCTTCTTCCCGATCGCTTCCGCGCCGTCCCGGGGCGAGGACGCCGCGCAGGCGCGGATCGCCGTGCAGCAGGCGGCCGATGCGATCCGGGAGGGACGCACCCTCGCCGAGGCGCAGGCGTTGGTCCGGGGAACCTTCCCCAAGGTCCAGTTCCACGCCGCCGACTTCGTGACGACCGAGGACCTGCTCCCGGAGCTTCAGCGGGAGGTTCGCCGCCTGCGGGCCGGGGAATCGTCGCCGCCGTTCACCACGGAGGCGGGAGCCTACCTGCTTCGGGTCGTCGAGCGCCGGGGGGGGACGCCCGGGGACTTCCTTGCGGCGAAGGACGGCTTGACCGAGGAGCTCACCGACCGCCGCAGCGAGAAGGCGTATTCCGACCTCCTGTCGGAGCTGAAGCGGTCCGCCTCGATCGACGTCCGTCTCTGA
- a CDS encoding peptidyl-prolyl cis-trans isomerase, which yields MRKMPVLCVIFAIAVSACGSAPGSAKQGKTLAVVDGEPLTEATLLKEAENLPPYVRPILETAEGREKFLESVITRDLLMREALRRGIDRRPEVADRIAMARKSIVLEALLRDVAEKAPGLSDAALRKAYDANPAAYQVGERVKVSHMLFRDKARALEMLGRVNAGESFETLMKEVGTGDGEVAADLGEIERGNFVKEFEAAAFAAVPGVATGPVKTTYGYHLIKVYAKLPAGSRSFEEVKPKLLAEQREQAQREAFEGMIEKLRKQSKVLVLVKPEGPPASPGAQAPGTPPAAPKAGLPAPPSQGK from the coding sequence ATGCGTAAGATGCCGGTTTTGTGCGTGATTTTCGCGATCGCCGTGTCCGCCTGCGGGAGCGCCCCCGGGAGCGCAAAGCAGGGGAAGACCCTCGCCGTGGTGGACGGGGAGCCCCTTACGGAGGCGACGCTTCTGAAAGAGGCGGAGAATCTTCCCCCCTACGTGCGGCCGATCCTTGAAACCGCCGAAGGAAGGGAGAAGTTTCTCGAGAGCGTCATCACCCGCGACCTGCTGATGCGGGAGGCGCTGCGGCGCGGGATCGACCGCCGTCCCGAGGTGGCCGATCGGATCGCCATGGCGCGCAAGTCGATCGTCCTCGAGGCGCTGTTGCGCGACGTGGCCGAGAAGGCCCCGGGACTTTCCGACGCGGCGCTGCGCAAGGCCTACGACGCGAATCCCGCGGCGTACCAGGTGGGGGAGCGGGTGAAGGTGAGCCACATGCTCTTCCGCGACAAGGCCCGCGCGCTGGAGATGCTCGGGCGCGTGAACGCGGGAGAGTCGTTCGAAACGCTGATGAAGGAGGTCGGGACCGGGGACGGCGAGGTTGCCGCGGACCTCGGCGAGATCGAGCGCGGGAACTTCGTGAAGGAGTTCGAGGCGGCCGCCTTCGCCGCCGTTCCCGGCGTGGCGACGGGTCCCGTCAAGACCACCTACGGGTACCACCTGATCAAGGTGTACGCGAAATTGCCCGCGGGCTCCCGTTCGTTCGAGGAGGTGAAGCCGAAGCTCCTGGCCGAGCAGCGCGAGCAGGCGCAGCGGGAGGCCTTCGAGGGGATGATCGAGAAGTTGAGGAAACAGTCGAAGGTTCTTGTCCTCGTCAAGCCGGAGGGCCCCCCGGCCTCCCCGGGAGCGCAGGCGCCGGGTACGCCGCCGGCCGCGCCGAAGGCCGGCCTTCCGGCCCCGCCTTCGCAGGGGAAGTAG
- a CDS encoding HD domain-containing phosphohydrolase, with the protein MPSVIPHSRSSFGRRILLLFALCIVVPGAVFAYLSLRQVEEKFQQETMRRMRMHGREIAASIHGGITSVETEVELLAGILGNGTTPDFRRSSDWGWLFHDRPLLGATRFREGSRAEALFGDPYPPPPRTDAVRRHLASGMGLLYTQRDAGGSPRIFLAHAIPGVAPERDVLACEVNPDYLWELVRDVAPPAEVAVLSPEGAPFFQTRPMPVEVLRRVEEERRTGFAGNFEWGTGPGTLIVDHTAIYLKPAFLSDKWIVVVSQPRSEAFAAAKRFTQVLFLSIAAVVLMAGLFAHVQIRRSVAPLAVLKEGTRRISGGDFDSRVDVGSGDEFEELAASFNAMADHLGGEFRTQARLLEELARNELGTLTALARTVDTNSPWTAGHSERVTDLAMELGRELELPSDEIDQLHRGGLLHDIGKIGVPPSILDKPGKLTEEEFAVIRRHPAKGAEILEPIPNLRKIIPIVAQHHERFDGKGYPNGLAGESISLQARILAVADVVDALVSDRPYRPGWSREKVLAYTRENSGSQFDPAVVEAYHRLEASKRQGVFSIAPMSPAPIGP; encoded by the coding sequence GTGCCTTCGGTAATTCCCCATTCCCGCTCCTCCTTCGGACGCCGGATCCTCCTTCTCTTCGCCCTTTGCATCGTGGTGCCCGGAGCCGTCTTCGCCTACCTTTCGCTCCGGCAGGTGGAGGAGAAGTTCCAACAGGAAACGATGCGGCGGATGCGGATGCATGGCCGGGAGATCGCCGCGTCGATCCACGGAGGGATCACTTCCGTGGAAACCGAGGTGGAACTTCTCGCCGGGATCCTGGGGAACGGGACGACTCCCGACTTCCGTCGATCGTCGGATTGGGGCTGGTTGTTCCATGACCGGCCTCTCCTCGGCGCGACCCGCTTCCGGGAAGGTTCCCGGGCGGAGGCGTTGTTCGGGGATCCCTATCCGCCCCCTCCGCGGACCGACGCCGTGCGGAGGCACCTCGCCTCCGGCATGGGATTGCTCTACACGCAGCGGGACGCCGGCGGGTCCCCCCGCATCTTCCTGGCCCATGCGATCCCGGGGGTCGCCCCGGAACGGGATGTGCTGGCCTGCGAGGTGAATCCCGACTATCTCTGGGAACTCGTGCGGGACGTCGCTCCGCCGGCGGAGGTTGCCGTCCTGTCCCCGGAGGGAGCCCCCTTTTTCCAGACCCGGCCCATGCCGGTCGAGGTCCTTCGGCGGGTCGAGGAGGAGCGGCGCACGGGATTCGCCGGAAACTTCGAATGGGGAACGGGGCCGGGGACCCTGATCGTCGACCACACCGCGATCTACCTGAAGCCGGCCTTTCTCTCCGACAAATGGATCGTGGTGGTCAGCCAGCCCCGATCGGAAGCATTCGCCGCCGCGAAACGCTTCACGCAGGTCCTTTTCCTGTCCATCGCGGCCGTCGTGCTGATGGCGGGTCTTTTCGCCCACGTGCAGATCCGCAGGAGCGTCGCCCCTCTTGCCGTGCTGAAAGAGGGGACCCGGCGCATCAGCGGAGGGGATTTCGACAGCCGCGTCGATGTCGGGAGCGGAGACGAGTTCGAGGAGCTGGCGGCATCGTTCAACGCCATGGCGGATCATCTCGGCGGCGAATTCCGGACCCAGGCCCGGCTGCTTGAGGAACTCGCCCGGAACGAGCTGGGGACCCTGACCGCCCTCGCCCGCACCGTGGACACGAACTCCCCCTGGACGGCGGGTCACTCCGAACGGGTGACCGACCTGGCGATGGAGCTCGGCCGGGAGCTGGAGTTGCCCTCGGACGAAATCGACCAGTTGCATCGCGGCGGATTGCTGCACGACATCGGGAAGATCGGCGTTCCTCCCTCGATCCTCGACAAGCCCGGGAAGCTGACGGAAGAGGAATTCGCCGTGATCCGGAGACATCCGGCCAAGGGCGCGGAGATCCTCGAGCCGATCCCGAATCTCCGGAAGATCATTCCCATCGTGGCCCAGCACCATGAACGGTTCGATGGGAAGGGATACCCGAACGGCCTGGCGGGGGAATCCATATCCCTGCAGGCGCGGATTCTCGCCGTGGCGGATGTCGTCGACGCGCTGGTTTCGGATCGCCCGTATCGTCCCGGCTGGTCGCGGGAAAAGGTCCTGGCGTATACCCGGGAAAATTCCGGATCGCAATTCGATCCGGCGGTCGTGGAGGCGTACCACCGGCTCGAGGCGTCAAAACGTCAAGGAGTCTTTTCGATCGCTCCGATGTCCCCCGCTCCCATCGGTCCATAG
- a CDS encoding DUF4197 domain-containing protein: MVKRIFVVPAFLFCLGTVSHAGLLDDIGNLLGGGKAPGVSGTVADDAKVVSGLKEALSIGTANTVAATSKVDGYFANQAIRILMPEKIRKVADVLGKVGYREEVDDFVLSMNRAAEKAAPRAKTYFVEAIREMTFEDARRILGGGDTAATDYFRGKTQKKLYDDFRPVISASMDEVGVTRSYKKMIGKYAALPLVGKAESVDLDHHVTTKALDGLFLVLGQEEKKIRTDPAARVTDLLKDVFGRK; this comes from the coding sequence GTGGTCAAGAGAATCTTCGTTGTACCCGCGTTCCTGTTCTGCCTGGGTACCGTATCGCACGCCGGCCTGTTGGACGACATCGGCAACCTTCTCGGAGGGGGAAAGGCCCCCGGGGTTTCCGGAACGGTTGCGGACGACGCCAAGGTTGTCTCCGGGCTGAAGGAGGCGCTCTCCATCGGCACCGCGAACACGGTCGCCGCCACATCGAAGGTGGACGGGTACTTCGCCAATCAGGCCATTCGGATCCTGATGCCGGAGAAGATCCGGAAGGTGGCCGACGTGCTCGGAAAGGTGGGGTACCGGGAGGAGGTGGACGATTTCGTCCTCAGCATGAATCGGGCGGCGGAGAAGGCCGCTCCGCGGGCAAAGACGTACTTCGTCGAGGCGATCCGGGAGATGACGTTCGAGGATGCGCGCAGGATCCTGGGGGGCGGGGATACGGCGGCGACGGACTATTTCCGGGGGAAGACGCAGAAAAAACTGTACGACGATTTCCGCCCTGTCATTTCCGCGAGCATGGACGAGGTCGGAGTGACGCGCTCCTACAAGAAGATGATCGGGAAGTATGCCGCGCTTCCGCTGGTGGGGAAGGCCGAGTCGGTCGACCTGGACCACCACGTCACCACCAAGGCGCTTGACGGGCTCTTTCTCGTGCTGGGGCAGGAGGAGAAGAAGATCCGCACCGACCCGGCGGCACGGGTGACCGACCTGCTGAAGGACGTGTTCGGAAGGAAGTGA
- the uvrA gene encoding excinuclease ABC subunit UvrA, whose translation MALDRIIVRGARAHNLKNIDLEIPRDRLVVITGVSGSGKSSLAFDTIYAEGQRRYVESLSAYARQFLEQMEKPDVDVIEGLSPAISIEQKSVGKNPRSTVGTVTEIYDYLRLLFASIGRVHCPSCGKEIRRQTVTQIVDAVMAMGDGARVQLWAPIVRGRKGEYRKELAKLSRDGFSRVVVDGETRDPAEPIALDKQRKHDIDVVVDRLKVSEGSRGRLADSVALCLKLSEGLVRVVDGQGNGTICSEKFACPDCGVSLPEVAPRLFSFNSPHGACPECDGLGSTFYFDPDLVVPDPGKAIRQGAIDPWSRRTQIFYRQTLASLASHYRFSLDVPFGKLPERVRRLVLFGSAGEPVRFALEEGDRQFSFTKPFEGVVNNLERRFRETDSEDVRDELSRYMNNRPCRACGGARLKKEALCVTVGGKGIDGVTALPVGEALAFFRDLPLSAREEEIASRILKEIRSRLTFLVNVGLSYLTLSRASATLSGGEGQRIRLATQIGASLMGVLYILDEPSIGLHQRDNRRLLSTLTRLRDMGNTVLVVEHDEETIRTADYVIDMGPGAGEHGGHVVAAGPPEEILRCEASLTGQYLAGKKEIPVPRSRRRPNGHALRLEGCRANNLKGIDVTIPLGVITCVTGVSGSGKSTLILDTLYKALAQKLTGGRERPGEYRSLSGLEHVDKVIHIDQSPIGRTPRSNPATYSGVFTPIRDLFAMLPESKSRGYRAGRYSFNVKGGRCEACEGDGILRIEMHFMPDVYVTCEECRGRRYNRETLEIAYKGKSVADVLEMTVDQALVFLSPIPPIRHKLETLSRVGLGYIRLGQSATTLSGGEAQRVKLARELSRRATGKTVYLLDEPTTGLHFDDISKLLSVLHLFADAGNTVIIIEHNLDVIKSADHLIDLGPEGGDAGGEVVACGTPEEVAGNPRSFTGQFLRRVLPGVAVAG comes from the coding sequence GTGGCCCTCGACCGGATCATCGTGCGCGGCGCACGCGCGCACAACCTGAAGAACATCGACCTCGAGATCCCCCGGGACCGGCTCGTGGTGATCACCGGCGTCTCGGGCTCCGGGAAGTCGTCGCTCGCCTTCGATACGATCTACGCGGAGGGGCAGCGACGGTACGTTGAGTCCCTCTCCGCCTACGCCCGCCAGTTCCTGGAACAGATGGAGAAGCCCGACGTCGACGTGATCGAGGGGCTCTCCCCTGCCATCTCGATCGAGCAGAAGTCGGTCGGGAAGAATCCCCGGTCCACCGTCGGGACGGTCACGGAGATCTACGACTACCTGCGGCTCCTCTTCGCGTCGATCGGGCGCGTCCACTGCCCCTCCTGCGGGAAGGAGATCCGCCGCCAGACGGTGACGCAGATCGTCGACGCCGTGATGGCGATGGGGGACGGCGCGCGGGTCCAGCTGTGGGCGCCGATCGTCCGCGGACGCAAGGGGGAGTACCGCAAGGAGCTCGCGAAGCTGTCCCGCGACGGGTTTTCCCGCGTGGTGGTGGACGGGGAGACGAGGGACCCCGCCGAGCCGATCGCGCTCGACAAGCAACGGAAGCACGACATCGACGTCGTGGTGGACCGGTTGAAGGTCTCGGAAGGATCACGCGGCCGCCTGGCCGATTCCGTGGCGTTGTGCCTCAAGCTGTCCGAGGGGCTCGTGCGCGTCGTGGATGGACAGGGGAACGGCACGATCTGCAGCGAGAAGTTCGCCTGCCCCGACTGCGGCGTGAGCCTCCCCGAGGTCGCGCCGCGCCTCTTCTCCTTCAACAGCCCCCACGGCGCATGTCCCGAATGCGACGGGCTCGGGTCGACGTTCTACTTCGATCCCGACCTGGTGGTCCCCGATCCCGGGAAGGCCATACGGCAAGGGGCGATCGATCCGTGGAGCCGCCGCACGCAGATCTTCTACCGCCAGACCCTCGCCTCCCTGGCGTCCCACTACCGGTTCTCCCTCGACGTGCCGTTCGGGAAACTCCCGGAACGGGTTCGACGCCTCGTCCTCTTCGGATCGGCCGGGGAGCCGGTCCGGTTCGCCCTCGAGGAGGGGGACCGGCAATTCTCCTTCACCAAGCCGTTCGAGGGCGTGGTGAACAACCTCGAGCGGCGCTTCCGGGAGACCGACTCCGAGGATGTGCGGGACGAGCTCTCCCGGTACATGAACAACCGGCCGTGCCGCGCGTGCGGGGGGGCGCGGCTGAAGAAAGAGGCGCTGTGCGTCACCGTCGGGGGGAAAGGGATCGACGGGGTGACGGCCCTCCCGGTGGGGGAGGCGCTGGCCTTCTTCCGCGACCTGCCGTTGTCGGCCCGGGAGGAGGAGATCGCGTCCCGGATCCTGAAGGAGATCCGGTCGCGCCTGACCTTCCTCGTGAACGTGGGGCTCTCCTACCTCACGCTTTCCAGGGCATCCGCGACCCTGTCCGGCGGCGAGGGGCAGCGGATACGGCTGGCCACGCAGATCGGCGCGTCGCTGATGGGCGTCCTCTACATCCTCGACGAGCCGTCCATCGGGCTGCACCAGCGGGACAACCGGCGGCTCCTGTCCACCCTGACCCGGCTGCGCGACATGGGGAACACGGTGCTCGTGGTGGAGCACGACGAGGAGACGATCCGCACCGCGGACTACGTGATCGACATGGGGCCGGGCGCGGGAGAGCACGGCGGGCACGTGGTGGCGGCCGGCCCCCCGGAGGAGATCCTCCGGTGCGAGGCGTCGCTCACCGGGCAGTACCTCGCGGGGAAGAAGGAGATCCCCGTGCCCCGGAGCCGGCGCCGTCCCAACGGGCACGCACTGCGACTCGAGGGGTGCCGGGCGAACAACCTGAAGGGGATCGACGTGACGATCCCGCTCGGGGTCATCACGTGCGTCACCGGCGTCTCGGGCTCCGGGAAGTCGACGCTGATCCTCGACACCCTCTACAAGGCGCTCGCCCAGAAGCTCACCGGCGGACGGGAGCGGCCCGGGGAGTACCGGTCCCTGTCGGGGCTGGAACACGTCGACAAGGTGATCCACATCGACCAGTCCCCCATCGGGCGCACCCCGCGATCGAACCCGGCGACCTACTCCGGCGTCTTCACTCCGATCCGGGACCTGTTCGCCATGCTTCCCGAGAGCAAATCCCGCGGGTACCGCGCCGGCCGTTACTCCTTCAACGTGAAGGGAGGGCGGTGCGAGGCGTGCGAGGGGGACGGGATCCTCCGGATCGAGATGCACTTCATGCCCGACGTCTACGTCACGTGCGAGGAGTGCCGGGGGCGGAGGTACAACCGGGAGACGCTCGAGATCGCCTACAAGGGAAAGAGCGTCGCCGACGTCCTCGAGATGACGGTGGACCAGGCGCTCGTTTTCCTTTCCCCGATCCCCCCGATCCGCCACAAGCTGGAGACGCTGTCGCGCGTCGGCCTGGGGTACATCCGGCTGGGGCAGTCCGCGACCACGCTGTCCGGCGGGGAGGCGCAGCGGGTGAAGCTCGCGCGGGAGCTGTCGCGCCGCGCGACGGGAAAGACGGTCTACCTGCTCGACGAGCCGACGACGGGGCTCCACTTCGACGACATCTCGAAGCTGCTCTCCGTCCTCCACCTGTTCGCCGACGCGGGGAACACGGTGATCATCATCGAGCACAACCTCGACGTCATCAAGTCGGCGGACCATCTCATCGACCTGGGGCCGGAAGGGGGGGACGCCGGCGGCGAGGTCGTCGCGTGCGGGACCCCCGAGGAGGTGGCGGGGAACCCGCGCTCCTTCACCGGGCAGTTTTTACGCCGGGTCCTTCCCGGCGTCGCCGTCGCGGGGTAA
- a CDS encoding peptidyl-prolyl cis-trans isomerase has protein sequence MFGRRRILHGAGAVAGFALVTALPWACTPAPSTRSDAEVVVAEVDGAPVVLKDVKNEILSMRGYTPSLEARGPSRGEVSEAVRRAIERTVVIREGRRRGVTLPAGALEEEVMRFRADFPPGGLEKALLQAGMEPDAWREQLRLSLLYRRSAGAIAAAGATVTPQEVEAAFRKERNPATVPERIRVRQYLFDSTERAVAARGNLLAGRTVGGEAGDPSAEGVDLGFFRRDELPPELPPGVFDLPEDGVSEPVPGEGVTSLFQVTGREAARAQTLRSEEARIRESILAPRREEAFRRWLAQATSGAKVKVHAELLQKLVEGKR, from the coding sequence ATGTTCGGCAGGCGAAGGATCCTTCACGGCGCCGGCGCCGTGGCCGGGTTCGCGCTGGTCACCGCGTTGCCGTGGGCGTGCACTCCCGCCCCGTCGACCCGGTCCGACGCCGAGGTCGTCGTCGCCGAGGTGGACGGCGCCCCCGTCGTCCTGAAGGACGTCAAGAACGAGATCCTTTCGATGCGCGGCTACACGCCGTCCCTCGAGGCCCGGGGCCCCTCCCGCGGGGAGGTTTCCGAGGCGGTCCGGCGGGCGATCGAGCGGACCGTCGTCATCCGCGAGGGGCGGCGACGGGGAGTCACGCTTCCGGCGGGAGCCCTCGAGGAAGAGGTGATGCGGTTCCGGGCGGACTTCCCGCCGGGGGGGCTCGAGAAGGCGCTCCTCCAGGCGGGGATGGAGCCCGACGCGTGGCGGGAACAGCTCCGGCTTTCCCTCCTGTACCGGCGGTCGGCCGGCGCCATCGCGGCGGCCGGGGCCACGGTCACCCCGCAGGAGGTCGAGGCGGCGTTCCGGAAGGAACGGAATCCCGCGACGGTGCCGGAGCGGATCCGCGTGCGGCAATATCTCTTCGATTCGACGGAGCGCGCGGTCGCCGCTCGCGGGAATCTGCTGGCCGGGCGGACCGTCGGCGGGGAGGCGGGAGATCCTTCCGCCGAGGGGGTCGACCTCGGTTTCTTCCGCCGCGACGAGCTCCCGCCGGAGCTTCCCCCCGGGGTGTTCGATCTTCCCGAGGACGGCGTCAGCGAGCCGGTGCCCGGGGAGGGCGTGACGAGCCTGTTCCAGGTCACGGGGCGGGAGGCGGCCCGGGCGCAGACGCTGCGCAGCGAAGAGGCGCGGATCCGGGAGTCGATCCTCGCGCCGAGGCGGGAGGAGGCGTTCCGCCGGTGGCTGGCGCAGGCGACCTCGGGGGCCAAGGTGAAGGTGCACGCGGAGTTGCTGCAAAAACTGGTCGAGGGGAAACGGTGA
- the pdxA gene encoding 4-hydroxythreonine-4-phosphate dehydrogenase PdxA, translating to MRAKIAITMGDPAGIGPEVAALAHAREELFSRCRPVVYGDPAILRRAVRVTGLSLAVVGEGEEPGPGRIVVAPRSSLDPDEVPFGRPSLPGSVAMAGYIRSAAQDVLSGNAGAIVTCPITKEGLKAAGVPFPGHTEFLAHLCGGADVVMMLAGDRLRVALVTIHVGLRRALELLSPALIEKTVHITDAFFRRYMGTPSPRVAVAALNPHAGEGGMFGDEETTLIAPAIAACRAAGIGASGPYPPDTIFYRAYRGEFDVVVAMTHDHGLIPLKLVHFEDGVNVTMGLPIIRTSVDHGTAYDIAGKGTANPASLLAAVRMAAGMAARSE from the coding sequence ATGCGGGCTAAGATCGCCATCACGATGGGAGACCCCGCCGGCATCGGCCCGGAGGTCGCCGCCCTCGCCCACGCGCGGGAGGAGCTCTTCTCCCGGTGCCGCCCGGTGGTGTACGGCGATCCGGCGATCCTGCGCCGCGCGGTCCGGGTGACGGGCTTGTCCCTCGCCGTCGTCGGCGAGGGCGAGGAGCCCGGACCCGGGCGGATCGTCGTCGCTCCGCGATCTTCCCTCGACCCGGACGAGGTCCCGTTCGGCCGCCCTTCCCTCCCCGGATCCGTCGCCATGGCCGGGTACATCCGTTCCGCCGCGCAGGACGTTCTCTCCGGGAATGCCGGGGCGATCGTGACCTGCCCGATCACGAAGGAAGGGCTGAAGGCGGCGGGCGTCCCGTTTCCCGGCCACACGGAGTTCCTCGCCCACCTCTGCGGCGGCGCCGACGTGGTGATGATGCTGGCCGGGGACCGGCTGCGCGTCGCGCTGGTCACGATCCACGTCGGATTACGCCGCGCCCTGGAACTTCTCTCTCCCGCGCTCATCGAAAAGACCGTGCACATCACCGACGCGTTCTTCCGAAGGTACATGGGGACGCCCTCCCCGCGGGTCGCCGTGGCCGCCCTGAACCCCCATGCGGGCGAGGGGGGGATGTTCGGGGACGAGGAGACGACGCTCATCGCGCCGGCGATCGCCGCCTGCCGGGCGGCAGGGATCGGCGCCTCCGGTCCGTACCCTCCCGACACGATCTTCTACCGCGCGTACCGGGGGGAGTTCGACGTCGTCGTCGCGATGACGCACGACCACGGCCTCATCCCCCTGAAACTCGTCCACTTCGAGGACGGGGTGAACGTGACGATGGGCCTTCCGATCATCCGGACCTCCGTGGATCACGGCACCGCCTACGATATCGCCGGGAAGGGAACCGCCAATCCCGCGAGCCTGCTGGCAGCCGTCCGGATGGCGGCGGGGATGGCCGCCAGGTCGGAATAG
- a CDS encoding DUF3109 family protein, whose protein sequence is MKIDPHVFHAKFPHHCALDRCKSRCCRHGVWADLAERDEILRHADLFLPYVRPEAGNPSLWFGETAEDSDCPSGMAVETNVAGDACVFFHPAHGCSLQKAAIDRGRHEWEFKPRFCIMFPLVVSEGVLTVDEDMEEVWCLKEENRTHPILDAVGKEVEHLFPGEIVRKLHAGAGNGAKKTSAA, encoded by the coding sequence ATGAAGATCGACCCGCACGTGTTCCACGCGAAGTTCCCCCACCACTGCGCGCTCGACCGGTGCAAGAGCCGCTGCTGCCGGCACGGCGTCTGGGCCGACCTCGCGGAGCGGGATGAGATCCTGCGGCACGCGGACCTCTTCCTCCCCTACGTCCGGCCGGAGGCGGGGAACCCCTCCCTCTGGTTCGGCGAGACGGCGGAAGACTCCGACTGCCCGAGCGGCATGGCGGTCGAGACGAACGTGGCCGGCGACGCGTGCGTCTTCTTCCATCCGGCCCACGGCTGCTCCCTGCAGAAGGCGGCGATCGACCGGGGGAGGCACGAGTGGGAGTTCAAGCCCCGCTTCTGCATCATGTTCCCGCTCGTGGTCTCCGAGGGGGTGCTGACGGTCGACGAGGACATGGAAGAGGTGTGGTGCCTGAAGGAGGAGAACCGGACCCACCCGATCCTCGACGCGGTGGGGAAGGAAGTGGAACACCTCTTCCCCGGGGAGATCGTCCGGAAGCTGCACGCCGGCGCCGGTAACGGCGCGAAGAAGACTTCCGCGGCGTGA